From Variovorax sp. PMC12, the proteins below share one genomic window:
- a CDS encoding 4-hydroxyphenylacetate 3-hydroxylase family protein: MNAPLPATTLMSGADYRESLRRYRPTVFVDGRRVESVADEPAFQPGINAIALTYDYALRKEYEPLMTAVQHTSGKRVNRLSHINTSSGDLLNKLEAVRLVCQETGCAQRYLTHDALNAIAQVSARIDDARGSTEHTARFHEYLHRVQDQDLTLGVAMTDAKGDRSRRPHEQANVDSYLHVVERNARGIVISGTKAIVTGAPYVHELLVMPCRNMGKEDADFAVCCAVSLDAPGLTIVARPAGRPGEKLEHGDALFSRKYGQSTGVCMFDKVFVPWERVFYAGEWEHSGQLTYSYATHHRHSCIGARAGFGDLLIGAGALMCEANGFDPGKESHLREQMVELITITESFFACGVAASVYGKADEHCEVFMPDPVFSNIGKLLLATKIYDMHRIAHYVSGGLIVTLPGPDEDHNPETAARLSDVLRANPAIPYEQRIETARFIEDLTAGYQGGWYSVISLHGGGSPAAMKQEIWRNYPLGSKVELVERILERGIAADGSPAAAPHDPARAITRNRQPGKCCDTGCTTPGQPVMVDLPASRRA; the protein is encoded by the coding sequence ATGAACGCCCCGCTCCCCGCCACCACGCTCATGTCCGGCGCCGACTACCGCGAATCGCTGCGCCGCTACCGCCCCACCGTCTTCGTGGACGGCCGCCGCGTCGAAAGCGTGGCCGATGAGCCCGCCTTCCAGCCCGGCATCAATGCCATCGCCCTCACCTACGACTACGCGCTGCGCAAGGAATACGAGCCGCTGATGACGGCGGTGCAGCACACCAGCGGCAAGCGCGTGAACCGGCTGTCGCACATCAACACCAGCTCCGGCGACCTGCTCAACAAGCTGGAGGCGGTGCGCCTTGTCTGCCAGGAAACCGGCTGCGCCCAGCGCTACCTGACGCACGACGCGCTCAACGCCATCGCCCAGGTCTCGGCCCGCATCGACGACGCCCGCGGCAGTACCGAGCACACCGCCCGCTTCCACGAGTACCTGCACCGCGTGCAGGACCAGGACCTGACGCTGGGCGTCGCCATGACCGACGCCAAGGGCGACCGCAGCCGGCGGCCGCACGAGCAGGCCAACGTCGACAGCTACCTGCACGTGGTGGAGCGCAATGCGCGCGGCATCGTCATCTCGGGCACCAAGGCCATCGTGACGGGAGCGCCCTATGTGCATGAACTGCTGGTCATGCCCTGCCGCAACATGGGCAAGGAAGACGCCGACTTCGCCGTCTGCTGCGCCGTGTCGCTGGACGCGCCGGGGCTCACCATCGTCGCCCGCCCCGCCGGGCGCCCCGGGGAAAAGCTCGAGCACGGCGACGCCCTTTTCAGCCGCAAGTACGGGCAGAGCACCGGCGTATGCATGTTCGACAAGGTCTTCGTGCCCTGGGAGCGCGTGTTCTACGCCGGGGAATGGGAGCATTCCGGCCAACTGACCTACAGCTACGCCACGCACCACCGCCACAGCTGCATCGGCGCGCGCGCGGGCTTCGGCGACCTGCTGATCGGCGCCGGCGCGCTGATGTGCGAGGCCAACGGCTTCGACCCGGGCAAGGAAAGCCATCTGCGCGAGCAGATGGTCGAGCTCATCACCATCACCGAAAGCTTCTTTGCCTGCGGCGTGGCGGCCAGCGTCTACGGCAAGGCCGACGAGCACTGCGAGGTCTTCATGCCAGACCCGGTGTTCAGCAACATCGGCAAGCTGCTGCTGGCCACCAAGATCTACGACATGCACCGCATCGCGCACTACGTGAGCGGCGGGCTCATCGTCACCCTGCCCGGCCCCGACGAAGACCACAACCCCGAGACCGCCGCCCGCCTGTCGGACGTGCTGCGCGCCAACCCGGCCATTCCCTACGAGCAGCGCATCGAGACCGCCCGCTTCATCGAGGATCTGACGGCGGGCTACCAGGGCGGCTGGTACAGCGTGATCAGCCTGCACGGCGGCGGTTCGCCGGCTGCGATGAAGCAGGAAATCTGGCGCAACTACCCGCTCGGCTCCAAGGTCGAACTGGTGGAGCGCATCCTCGAGCGCGGCATCGCGGCGGACGGATCGCCCGCCGCCGCCCCGCACGACCCGGCACGCGCCATCACCCGCAACCGCCAGCCCGGCAAATGCTGCGACACCGGCTGCACAACGCCAGGGCAACCGGTGATGGTCGACCTGCCGGCGTCCCGCCGCGCCTAA
- a CDS encoding TetR/AcrR family transcriptional regulator gives MHAKLQRRQALTDVRRALVLDAARAVFLEAGIEGASIREIARRAGYTPGAIYSYFDSKEAIYGALLDESIQRLQTAVADAPESEGRPDQTLAAKAQAWFDFYAANPRELDLGFYLVQGMRPRGLTSELDHELNDHLHQALRPCEDALQAMGLDADGALRENTSLFAHGVGLLLMQHTGRIRMFRQSADALFKAYVAQLVERVAAQAAKPGLFGGTV, from the coding sequence ATGCATGCCAAGCTCCAACGCCGCCAGGCGCTCACCGATGTGCGCCGCGCGCTGGTGCTCGACGCCGCACGCGCCGTGTTCCTGGAAGCTGGCATCGAGGGCGCGAGCATTCGCGAAATCGCGCGCAGGGCCGGCTACACGCCGGGCGCCATCTACTCCTATTTCGACAGCAAGGAAGCGATCTACGGCGCGCTGCTCGATGAATCGATCCAGCGGCTCCAGACGGCCGTCGCCGATGCCCCCGAATCCGAAGGCCGCCCTGACCAGACGCTCGCCGCCAAGGCGCAGGCTTGGTTCGACTTCTACGCAGCGAACCCGCGCGAGCTCGACCTCGGCTTCTATCTGGTGCAGGGCATGCGCCCGCGCGGGCTGACCAGCGAGCTCGACCATGAGCTGAACGACCATCTGCATCAGGCCCTGCGCCCCTGCGAAGACGCGTTGCAGGCCATGGGCCTCGACGCGGACGGCGCTTTGCGGGAAAACACCTCGCTGTTCGCACACGGCGTGGGCCTGCTGCTGATGCAGCACACCGGGCGCATCCGCATGTTCAGGCAGTCGGCCGACGCACTCTTCAAGGCCTACGTGGCGCAGCTGGTGGAGCGTGTTGCCGCCCAGGCGGCCAAACCCGGTCTTTTCGGTGGTACGGTTTAG
- a CDS encoding isochorismatase family protein: MLLDASQSQLVLVDYQARLMPAVFENEAVAKNAVRLGQMAKWVDVPVWGTEQNPSKLGENLPDIRALCRKTLAKMHFSGVEEGLGEWLRAPAKTAPQGNARSLPKHLQKPQAAPEERNTIVIAGCEAHVCLLQTALDLLEDEFEVWVVTDACSSRTERNRDAAFDRLAGAGAELVTTEMVGFEWLRTAEHPAFRELQALIR, from the coding sequence ATGCTGCTCGACGCTTCGCAATCCCAACTCGTGCTGGTCGACTACCAGGCACGGCTGATGCCGGCGGTCTTCGAAAACGAGGCCGTTGCGAAGAATGCCGTGCGCCTCGGCCAGATGGCGAAATGGGTCGACGTGCCGGTCTGGGGCACCGAGCAGAACCCGTCCAAGCTCGGCGAAAACCTGCCGGACATCCGCGCGCTGTGCAGGAAGACGCTGGCGAAGATGCACTTCAGCGGCGTGGAAGAGGGCCTCGGCGAATGGCTGCGCGCGCCTGCCAAAACCGCGCCGCAGGGCAATGCCCGGAGCCTGCCGAAGCATCTGCAGAAGCCGCAGGCCGCGCCCGAAGAGCGCAACACCATCGTGATCGCCGGCTGCGAAGCCCATGTCTGCCTGCTGCAGACCGCGCTCGACCTGCTGGAAGACGAGTTCGAAGTCTGGGTCGTCACCGACGCCTGCAGCTCGCGCACCGAGCGCAACCGCGACGCCGCGTTCGACCGGCTGGCCGGTGCCGGCGCCGAGCTGGTGACGACGGAGATGGTCGGCTTCGAGTGGCTGCGCACTGCCGAGCACCCGGCGTTCCGCGAACTGCAGGCCCTGATCCGGTAA
- a CDS encoding propionate--CoA ligase has product MERRQIQMSRFEEFHRQSVDAPEAFWAEQARLIDWHTPAQQILDASQPPFARWFVGGTTNLCHNAVDRHLAERGSQPALIFVSTETGVEKSYSFDELHAEVQRTAASLVELGVGKGDRVLIYMPMIPEAAFAMLACARIGAIHCVVFGGFASVSLATRIEDAEPKVVVSADAGSRGGKVIAYKPLLDEAIRLSKHKPSAVLLTDRGLAPMDLTAGRDHLAADLRQKHIDAKVPCTWLASTDISYTIYTSGTTGKPKGVQRDVSGYAVALAASMKHIFDGRAGETYFSTSDIGWVVGHSYIVYGPLIAGMATIMYEGLPTQGIDRQPDGGIWWRLVEKYKVTVMFSAPTAVRVLKKQDPALLKKYDLSSLRALFLAGEPLDEPTARWISEGLGVPIIDNYWQTESGWPMITIANGVEAKASKFGSPGVPMYGYRIKILHESTGEELTGANEKGVVVVEGPTPPGFMQTVWKDDARFVDTYWKSVPGKMVYSTFDWGIRDEDGYFYILGRTDDVINVAGHRLGTREIEESISGHANVAEVAVVGVADALKGQVAMAFVVPKDGKAVADADLALKLEGEIMKLVADQLGALARPARVRFVSGLPKTRSGKLLRRAIQAVCEQRDPGDLTTIDDPATLQQIKQLLSAP; this is encoded by the coding sequence ATAGAACGGAGACAAATCCAGATGAGCCGCTTTGAAGAGTTCCATCGCCAGTCAGTGGATGCGCCCGAGGCCTTCTGGGCCGAGCAGGCCCGGCTGATCGACTGGCACACCCCCGCGCAGCAGATCCTTGACGCCAGCCAGCCGCCGTTCGCGCGCTGGTTCGTGGGCGGCACCACCAACCTGTGCCACAACGCCGTCGACCGGCACCTTGCCGAGCGCGGCAGCCAGCCCGCGCTGATCTTCGTCTCCACAGAAACCGGCGTCGAAAAGAGCTACAGCTTCGACGAGCTGCACGCCGAAGTGCAGCGCACCGCCGCCAGCCTTGTCGAGCTCGGTGTCGGCAAGGGCGACCGGGTGCTCATCTACATGCCGATGATTCCCGAGGCCGCGTTCGCCATGCTGGCCTGCGCGCGCATCGGCGCCATCCACTGCGTGGTGTTCGGCGGCTTCGCGAGCGTTTCGCTGGCCACGCGCATCGAAGATGCCGAGCCCAAGGTGGTCGTGAGTGCCGATGCCGGCTCGCGCGGCGGCAAGGTCATCGCGTACAAGCCGCTGCTCGACGAGGCGATCCGCCTGTCGAAGCACAAGCCCTCGGCCGTGCTGCTCACCGACCGCGGCCTCGCACCCATGGACCTGACGGCAGGGCGCGACCACCTCGCCGCCGACCTGCGCCAGAAGCACATCGACGCCAAGGTGCCCTGCACCTGGCTCGCCTCGACCGACATCAGCTACACCATCTACACGAGCGGGACCACCGGCAAGCCCAAGGGCGTACAACGCGACGTGAGCGGCTACGCAGTGGCGCTGGCCGCGAGCATGAAGCACATCTTCGACGGGCGGGCTGGCGAAACCTACTTCTCGACCAGCGACATCGGCTGGGTCGTGGGCCACAGCTACATCGTGTACGGCCCGCTGATCGCGGGCATGGCGACCATCATGTACGAAGGCCTGCCCACCCAGGGCATCGACCGGCAGCCCGACGGCGGCATCTGGTGGCGCCTCGTCGAGAAGTACAAGGTGACGGTGATGTTCAGCGCGCCCACCGCGGTGCGCGTGCTCAAGAAGCAGGACCCGGCCCTGCTCAAGAAGTACGACCTGTCCAGCCTGCGCGCGCTGTTCCTGGCCGGCGAGCCGCTCGACGAGCCCACCGCCCGCTGGATCAGCGAGGGCCTGGGCGTGCCGATCATCGACAACTACTGGCAGACCGAATCGGGCTGGCCGATGATCACCATCGCCAATGGCGTGGAGGCCAAGGCCAGCAAGTTCGGCAGTCCGGGCGTGCCGATGTACGGCTACCGCATCAAGATCCTGCACGAGTCGACCGGCGAGGAACTGACCGGCGCGAACGAGAAAGGCGTGGTCGTGGTGGAGGGGCCGACCCCGCCCGGTTTCATGCAGACCGTGTGGAAGGACGACGCGCGCTTCGTCGATACCTACTGGAAAAGCGTACCCGGCAAGATGGTCTATTCGACCTTCGACTGGGGCATTCGCGATGAAGACGGCTATTTCTACATCCTCGGGCGCACCGACGACGTGATCAACGTGGCGGGCCACCGACTGGGCACGCGCGAGATCGAGGAGAGCATTTCGGGCCATGCCAACGTCGCGGAAGTGGCCGTGGTGGGCGTTGCCGACGCGCTCAAGGGGCAGGTGGCGATGGCCTTCGTCGTTCCGAAGGACGGCAAGGCCGTGGCCGACGCCGACCTGGCGCTCAAGCTCGAGGGCGAGATCATGAAGCTGGTGGCCGACCAGCTCGGCGCGCTGGCCCGTCCCGCGCGCGTGCGCTTCGTGAGCGGCCTGCCCAAGACGCGCAGCGGCAAATTGCTGCGCCGCGCCATCCAGGCCGTCTGCGAGCAGCGCGACCCGGGCGACCTGACCACCATCGACGACCCCGCCACGCTGCAGCAGATCAAACAGTTACTTTCTGCGCCCTGA
- a CDS encoding 2-oxoglutarate dehydrogenase E1 component — protein sequence MSDSSTPSAYTAYQGNTYLFGGNAPYVEEMYENYLSNPGSVPDNWRSYFDALQNVPAADGSNTRDVPHLPVINAFAERAKQGTTKVVQASGADSELGRKRTSVQQLIAAYRNVGARWADLDPLKRAERPAIPELEPSFYGFTDADLETVFNTSNTFFGKEAMSLRDLLNALRETYCGTMGAEYMYTTDQNHKRWWQQRLESARTNPKLSAEQKKHVLSRLTAAEGLERFLHTKYVGQKRFSLEGGESFIVAMDELINQAGVKGVQEIVIGMAHRGRLNVLVNSLGKMPADLFAEFDHTAPEDLPSGDVKYHQGFSSDVTTPGGPVHLSLAFNPSHLEIVNPVVEGSVRARMDRRGDPLGKQVLPVIVHGDAAFAGQGVVMETLALAETRGYSTGGTVHFVINNQIGFTTSDPRDSRSTLYCSDIVKMIEAPVLHVNGDDPEAVVLATQIALDFRMEFQKDVVVDIICFRKLGHNEQDTPSLTQPLMYKKIAQHPGTRKLYADKLAAQGLGDTLGDDMVKAQRAAFDEGKNTVDPVLTNFKSKYAVDWSPYLNKKWTDAGDTAIPSSEWKRLAEKITTVPQGFTVHPLVKKVLDDRAAMGRGDVNIDWGMGEHMAFASLVASGYPVRLSGEDSGRGTFTHRHAVLHDQNREKFDEGTYTPLQNVADNQAPFVVIDSILSEEAVLAFEYGYASNDPNTLVIWEAQFGDFVNGAQVVIDQFIASGEVKWGRVNGLTMMLPHGYEGQGPEHSSARLERFMQLSADTNMQVVQPTTASQIFHVLRRQMVRNLRKPLIILTPKSLLRNKDATSPLAEFTKGSFQTVIPDSKGLKAEKVKRLIACSGKVYYDLAKKREELGSEDVAIIRVEQLYPFPHKAFAAEIKKYPNLVDVVWCQDEPQNQGAWFFVQHYIHENMQDGQKLGYSGRAASASPAVGYSHLHQEQQKALVDGAFAKLKGFVLTK from the coding sequence ATGAGCGATTCATCGACGCCATCGGCGTACACCGCCTATCAAGGCAACACATACCTCTTCGGCGGCAATGCCCCCTATGTCGAAGAGATGTATGAAAACTACCTCTCCAACCCCGGCAGCGTGCCCGACAACTGGCGTTCGTATTTCGACGCGCTGCAGAACGTTCCCGCCGCCGACGGCAGCAACACCCGCGACGTCCCGCACCTGCCGGTCATCAACGCCTTCGCCGAACGCGCGAAGCAGGGCACGACCAAGGTCGTGCAGGCCAGCGGCGCCGATTCCGAACTCGGCCGCAAGCGCACCTCCGTCCAGCAGCTGATCGCCGCCTACCGCAACGTCGGCGCCCGCTGGGCCGACCTCGATCCGCTCAAGCGCGCCGAGCGTCCCGCCATTCCGGAACTCGAGCCCTCGTTCTACGGCTTCACCGATGCCGACCTCGAGACGGTGTTCAACACCAGCAACACCTTCTTCGGCAAGGAAGCAATGTCGCTGCGCGACTTGCTCAATGCCTTGCGCGAAACGTACTGCGGCACGATGGGTGCCGAGTACATGTACACCACCGACCAGAACCACAAGCGCTGGTGGCAGCAGCGGCTCGAAAGCGCCCGCACCAATCCCAAGCTGAGCGCCGAGCAGAAGAAGCACGTGCTCAGCCGCCTGACGGCCGCCGAAGGCCTCGAGCGCTTCCTGCACACCAAGTACGTCGGCCAGAAGCGCTTCTCGCTCGAAGGCGGCGAAAGCTTCATCGTCGCGATGGACGAGCTGATCAACCAGGCCGGCGTCAAGGGCGTGCAGGAAATCGTGATCGGCATGGCCCACCGCGGCCGCCTGAACGTGCTGGTCAACTCGCTCGGCAAGATGCCGGCCGACCTGTTCGCCGAGTTCGACCACACCGCCCCCGAAGACCTGCCCAGCGGCGACGTGAAGTACCACCAGGGCTTCAGCTCCGACGTGACCACCCCCGGCGGCCCGGTGCACCTGAGCCTGGCGTTCAATCCCTCGCACCTTGAAATCGTGAACCCCGTGGTCGAAGGCTCGGTGCGTGCCCGCATGGACCGCCGCGGCGACCCGCTGGGCAAGCAGGTGCTGCCCGTGATCGTGCACGGCGACGCCGCCTTCGCAGGCCAGGGCGTCGTGATGGAAACGCTGGCGCTGGCCGAGACCCGTGGCTACTCCACCGGCGGCACGGTGCACTTCGTCATCAACAACCAGATCGGCTTCACCACCAGCGACCCGCGCGACAGCCGCTCGACGCTGTACTGCTCGGACATCGTCAAGATGATCGAGGCGCCGGTGCTGCACGTGAACGGCGACGATCCCGAAGCCGTGGTGCTCGCTACCCAGATCGCCCTGGACTTCCGCATGGAATTCCAGAAGGACGTGGTCGTCGACATCATCTGCTTCCGCAAGCTGGGCCACAACGAGCAGGACACCCCCTCGCTCACGCAGCCGCTGATGTACAAGAAGATCGCCCAGCACCCCGGCACGCGCAAGCTGTACGCCGACAAGCTGGCCGCTCAAGGCCTGGGCGACACGCTCGGCGACGACATGGTCAAGGCGCAGCGCGCCGCCTTCGACGAAGGCAAGAACACCGTCGACCCCGTGCTCACCAACTTCAAGAGCAAGTACGCCGTCGACTGGAGCCCGTACCTCAACAAGAAGTGGACCGACGCCGGCGACACCGCCATTCCCTCCAGCGAGTGGAAGCGCCTGGCCGAGAAGATCACCACCGTGCCGCAAGGCTTCACGGTGCACCCCCTCGTGAAGAAGGTGCTGGACGACCGCGCGGCCATGGGCCGCGGCGACGTCAACATCGACTGGGGCATGGGCGAGCACATGGCCTTCGCCTCGCTGGTGGCCAGCGGCTACCCGGTGCGCCTGTCGGGTGAAGACTCGGGCCGCGGCACGTTCACGCACCGCCACGCCGTGCTGCACGACCAGAACCGCGAGAAGTTCGACGAGGGCACCTACACGCCGCTGCAGAACGTGGCCGACAACCAGGCTCCGTTCGTCGTCATCGACTCGATCCTGTCGGAAGAAGCCGTGCTCGCGTTCGAATACGGCTACGCATCGAACGACCCGAACACGCTCGTCATCTGGGAAGCCCAGTTCGGCGACTTCGTGAACGGCGCGCAAGTGGTGATCGACCAGTTCATCGCCTCGGGCGAAGTGAAGTGGGGCCGCGTCAACGGCCTGACCATGATGCTGCCGCACGGCTACGAAGGCCAGGGCCCCGAGCACAGCTCGGCACGCCTGGAGCGCTTCATGCAGCTGAGCGCGGACACCAACATGCAGGTGGTGCAACCCACGACGGCCAGCCAGATCTTCCACGTGCTGCGCCGCCAGATGGTGCGCAACCTGCGCAAGCCGCTGATCATCCTCACGCCCAAGTCGCTGCTGCGCAACAAGGACGCCACCTCGCCGCTGGCCGAATTCACCAAGGGCAGCTTCCAGACCGTCATTCCCGACAGCAAGGGCCTGAAAGCCGAGAAGGTCAAGCGCCTGATCGCCTGCTCGGGCAAGGTCTACTACGACCTGGCCAAGAAGCGCGAGGAACTGGGCAGCGAAGACGTGGCGATCATTCGCGTCGAGCAGCTCTATCCGTTCCCGCACAAGGCGTTTGCCGCCGAGATCAAGAAGTACCCGAACCTCGTCGACGTGGTGTGGTGCCAGGACGAGCCGCAGAACCAGGGCGCCTGGTTCTTCGTGCAGCACTACATCCACGAAAACATGCAGGACGGCCAGAAGCTCGGCTACTCCGGCCGTGCCGCATCGGCATCGCCGGCGGTGGGCTACTCGCACCTGCACCAGGAACAGCAGAAGGCGCTGGTCGACGGCGCGTTCGCCAAGCTCAAGGGCTTCGTGCTGACCAAGTAA
- the odhB gene encoding 2-oxoglutarate dehydrogenase complex dihydrolipoyllysine-residue succinyltransferase produces the protein MSIVEVKVPQLSESVAEATMLTWKKKAGEAVAVDEILIEIETDKVVLEVPAPSAGVLAEIVQPDGATVVAEQLIAKIDTEGKASAGAPAAAAPAAAPAAAAPAPAAAAAATGGSKADVAMPAAAKLLADNNLKTSDVAGTGKDGRVTKGDVLGAVASGAKPAAPAATVATPAAKPALPQVAAPAGAPDLGERPEQRVPMSRLRARIAERLLQSQSTNAILTTFNEVNMAPVMELRKRFQDSFTKEHGVKLGFMSFFVKAAVHALKKYPVINASVDGNDILYHGYFDIGIAVGSPRGLVVPILRNADQMSFADIEKKIAEFGKKAQDGKLGIEDMTGGTFSISNGGTFGSMLSTPIINPPQSAILGVHATKDRAVVENGQIVIRPMNYLAMSYDHRIIDGREAVLGLVAMKEALEDPSRLLFDI, from the coding sequence ATGTCTATCGTAGAAGTCAAAGTCCCCCAGCTTTCCGAATCCGTGGCCGAGGCCACCATGCTCACCTGGAAGAAGAAGGCCGGCGAAGCCGTCGCCGTCGATGAAATCCTGATCGAGATCGAGACCGACAAGGTCGTGCTGGAAGTGCCCGCGCCATCGGCCGGCGTGCTGGCTGAAATCGTTCAGCCCGACGGCGCCACCGTGGTGGCCGAGCAGCTGATCGCCAAGATCGACACCGAAGGCAAGGCTTCGGCCGGCGCTCCGGCTGCCGCTGCACCCGCCGCCGCTCCCGCGGCTGCGGCACCCGCCCCGGCGGCAGCCGCTGCTGCCACGGGTGGCTCGAAGGCCGACGTGGCCATGCCCGCCGCCGCCAAGCTGCTGGCCGACAACAACCTGAAGACCAGCGACGTCGCCGGCACCGGCAAGGACGGCCGCGTCACCAAGGGCGACGTGCTCGGCGCCGTGGCTTCGGGCGCCAAGCCCGCGGCACCTGCCGCCACCGTCGCCACGCCGGCCGCCAAGCCCGCGCTGCCGCAAGTCGCGGCGCCCGCCGGTGCGCCCGACCTGGGCGAGCGTCCGGAACAGCGCGTGCCGATGAGCCGCCTGCGCGCCCGCATCGCCGAGCGCCTGCTGCAGTCGCAATCCACCAACGCCATCCTGACGACCTTCAACGAAGTCAACATGGCGCCGGTCATGGAACTGCGCAAGCGCTTCCAGGACAGCTTCACCAAGGAACACGGCGTGAAGCTCGGCTTCATGTCCTTCTTCGTGAAGGCCGCTGTGCACGCGCTGAAGAAGTACCCGGTGATCAACGCCTCGGTCGACGGCAACGACATCCTGTACCACGGCTACTTCGACATCGGCATCGCCGTCGGTTCGCCGCGCGGCCTGGTGGTGCCGATCCTGCGCAATGCCGACCAGATGAGCTTCGCCGACATCGAGAAGAAGATCGCCGAGTTCGGCAAGAAGGCGCAAGACGGCAAGCTGGGCATCGAAGACATGACCGGCGGCACGTTCTCCATCTCGAACGGCGGCACCTTCGGCTCGATGCTCTCGACCCCGATCATCAACCCGCCCCAGTCGGCCATCCTGGGCGTGCACGCCACCAAGGACCGCGCCGTGGTGGAAAACGGCCAGATCGTGATCCGCCCGATGAACTACCTCGCCATGAGCTACGACCACCGCATCATCGACGGCCGCGAAGCCGTGCTGGGCCTGGTCGCCATGAAGGAAGCGCTGGAAGACCCGTCGCGCCTGCTGTTCGACATCTGA
- the lpdA gene encoding dihydrolipoyl dehydrogenase, whose amino-acid sequence MSKQFDVVVIGGGPGGYIAAIRAAQLGFNVACVDEWKNGKGGPAPGGTCTNVGCIPSKALLQSSEHFEQAGHHFADHGIKVEGLGLDIDKMLARKDQVVKQNNDGILYLFKKNKITFFHGRASFVKTDETGYELKVAGAAEESISGKHIVIATGSNARALPGAPFDEENILSNDGALRIGAVPKKLGLIGSGVIGLEMGSVWRRLGAEVTVLEALPTFLGAVDEQIAKEAKKAFDKQKLKIELGVKVGEIKSSKKGVSVAWTNAKGEAQTLEVDKLIVSIGRVPNTIGLNAEAVGLKLDERGAIAVDDACKTNLPNVWAIGDVVRGPMLAHKAEEEGVAVAERIAGQHGHVNFNTIPWVIYTSPEIAWVGQTEQQLKAEGRAYKAGTFPFLANGRARALGDTTGMVKFLADAATDEILGVHIVGPQASELISEAVVAMEFKASAEDIARICHAHPSLSEATKEAALAVDKRTLNF is encoded by the coding sequence ATGAGCAAACAATTCGACGTCGTCGTCATCGGCGGCGGCCCCGGCGGCTACATCGCCGCCATCCGTGCGGCGCAACTCGGCTTCAACGTCGCCTGCGTCGACGAGTGGAAGAACGGCAAGGGCGGCCCGGCACCGGGCGGCACCTGCACCAACGTCGGCTGCATCCCCTCGAAGGCACTGCTGCAATCGTCGGAGCACTTCGAGCAGGCCGGCCATCACTTCGCCGACCACGGCATCAAGGTCGAAGGCCTGGGCCTGGACATCGACAAGATGCTGGCCCGCAAGGACCAGGTCGTGAAGCAGAACAACGACGGCATCCTGTACCTGTTCAAGAAGAACAAGATCACGTTCTTCCACGGTCGTGCCTCGTTCGTGAAGACGGACGAAACCGGCTACGAGCTCAAGGTGGCCGGCGCCGCCGAAGAGTCGATCAGCGGCAAGCACATCGTCATCGCCACGGGCTCCAACGCCCGTGCGCTGCCGGGCGCGCCGTTTGACGAGGAGAACATCCTCTCGAACGACGGCGCGCTGCGCATCGGCGCGGTGCCCAAGAAGCTGGGCCTGATCGGCTCGGGCGTCATCGGCCTCGAAATGGGCTCGGTGTGGCGTCGCCTCGGCGCGGAAGTCACGGTGCTCGAAGCGCTGCCGACCTTCCTCGGCGCGGTGGACGAGCAGATCGCCAAGGAAGCCAAGAAGGCCTTCGACAAGCAGAAGCTCAAGATCGAGCTCGGCGTGAAGGTCGGCGAGATCAAGTCGTCCAAGAAGGGCGTGAGCGTTGCCTGGACCAACGCCAAGGGCGAAGCCCAGACGCTGGAAGTCGACAAGCTGATCGTGTCGATCGGCCGCGTGCCCAACACCATCGGCCTGAACGCCGAAGCCGTGGGCCTGAAGCTCGACGAGCGCGGCGCCATCGCCGTGGACGACGCGTGCAAGACCAACCTGCCCAACGTCTGGGCGATCGGCGACGTGGTGCGCGGCCCGATGCTGGCGCACAAGGCCGAGGAGGAGGGCGTTGCCGTGGCGGAGCGCATTGCGGGCCAGCACGGCCACGTCAACTTCAACACGATTCCCTGGGTGATCTACACGAGCCCCGAAATCGCGTGGGTCGGCCAGACCGAGCAGCAGCTCAAGGCCGAAGGCCGCGCCTACAAGGCCGGCACCTTCCCGTTCCTCGCGAACGGCCGCGCACGCGCACTGGGCGACACGACCGGCATGGTCAAGTTCCTGGCCGACGCCGCGACCGACGAGATCCTGGGCGTGCACATCGTGGGCCCGCAGGCCAGCGAGCTGATCTCCGAAGCCGTCGTGGCCATGGAGTTCAAGGCGAGCGCGGAAGACATCGCGCGCATCTGCCATGCGCACCCGTCGCTGTCGGAAGCCACGAAGGAAGCCGCGCTGGCTGTCGACAAGCGCACGCTGAACTTCTGA